The genomic stretch CGCCGCCCGTGGTCGTGACGTTGGCCCCCCGGGCGCCGAGGTGCATCGCGATCTGGCCGGCTGGCGCGTTGTGCACCGAGCCGACGAAGTCCGTGGGGGAGGGGAACCGCTGCCGCGTCTCGAAGAGCCGGCGCAGGAAGTCGTGCGTCTCCGAGAGCGCGCCCCAGGCCGTGCCGAGGCAGACGGCCATGGGCCCGGCGCCGGCGGGCGCGCCGTGACAGGCCTCGGTCGCCAGGGCCAGGGCCAGCCGCGACAGACGCTTGAGTCGACGGACGACGCGCGACGGCAGCTCCCCGCAGATCGCCTGCTCGTCGAGGCAGCCGGCGCAACTGCCGCCCGCCGCGAAGCGCTCCCAGGTGGCGCGCGTGCCGCCGGCCCCGGTCAGGCAGGCGGCGGCAGCGATTGCCAGTGCGGGCGGACGCGGTGGCATCGCGCGAGCGGTCCCGGGCCGGGCCCTGCCGATCACCAGCGCCGCGTTGTTCCCGCCGAACCCGAAGGAGTTGGAGAGCACGGTGCCGATGCTCCGCCGGACAGGCGCCGTCACCGGGTCCAGCTTCAGCTGCGGATCGACGTTCTCCAGTCCCGCGTTGGCCGGTGCGAAGCCCTCGTTCACGGCCAGGGCCGAGACCACGGCTTCTATCGCGCCCGCCGCGGCCAGACTGTGTCCGGTCGCCCCCTTGATCGAGGAGAGAGCGGGCGGGTGATCCCCGAAAAGCGAGACGACGGCCCGCGCCTCGGCCAGGTCGTTGTCCTCGGTGCCGGTGCCGTGGAGATTGATGTAGTCGATTTCCTCGGGCGCCACGCCGGCGTCGGCGAGGGCGGCCCGCATCGCGGCGATCGCCCCCAGGCCCTCGGGGTGGGGCGCCGCCGGGTGGTGGGCGTCGCACGACAGGCCGGCCCCCAGTAGCTGCGCGCCCCCGCCGGCGGGCGGATCGCTCGTGAGCAGGAGCAGGGCCGCGCCCTCCGCCACCGACATGCCGTGCCGGTCGCGGTCGAGCGGGCGGCTGCCCCGCGGGTCGATGAGCTGGAGGGAGTGGAATCCGAAGTAGGTCAGGCGGCAGAGGCTGTCGGCGCCGCCGGCCAGCACCCGCCGCGCCAGCCCGCGGCGCAGCATGGCCATCGCGAGGGCGATCGCCACGGCGCCCGACGAGCAGGCGGTGGAGACGGTGATGAGCGGGCCGCGGCAGCCGCAGCGCCGGGCAAGCAGCTCGGCCACGGTGCCGGCGCCGTGATGGCGGTAGGCGGCCGGGTCCTCGCAGCCGCCTTCCAGCAGCGTCTCGGTGCGCAGGATGCCGCCGGTCGTCGTGCCCAGGACGATGGCGTCGACCGGGCCCGGGGCGCCGGCCAGGGCCTGGTCCGCGGCAAGGCAGGCCAGACGGTGTGTGCGGGGGAGGCGTTCGCCTTCGTCCTCCGCGAGGTCCACCGCCCCGACGGGCAGGTCGTTCCCGGATTCGATGGGGAAGATTCGCAGCGGCCCCAGCCCGCGTCGTGCTTCGAGCAGGGCCGACAGCGTCTGGTCCGTGCCGCTCCCGAGGGCGCCGATCACCCCCATCCCGGCGATGGAGACCGGGCCACCGCTCAACTGGTGAGCCTCGGGGACTTCTCCTGGATGTAGCTGGCGAGCGTCCGCAGGGAGGCGAAGACCCTGGCGCCCAGCTCCTTGTTGTCGATGACGACCCCGTAGTCCCGCTCGATCATGACGACCATTTCCAGGGTGTCGATGGAGTCGATCCCCAGGTCGCCGCCGACGAGCCGGCCGTCCAGGGGGATGTCGGCGGGGGTGACGTCCGGGAGGTTGAGGATCTGAACGATCTTGACCCGCAGCGCTTCGATCAGCGTGTCCATGTCCTCCACATGATATCATCTTTCCCATGGGCGCCGAGGGGACGCAGGGCGGTCCGAACGTGGACCTCGAGACGCTCGTACCCCATCGCGGCCGCATGCTGCTGCTCTCGGAGATCGTCTCGTTCGATACGGACGAGGCCACCTGCCGCGCCGTCGTGCGCGAGGGCTGGCCGCTGACCGGGGAAGGCGGCGCCGACCCGCTGGTGCTCATCGAGCTGGTTGCCCAGACGGCGGCGGTCAACAACGGCTGGAACATCATCCAGACGCAGGAGCCGGGGCGGCACCACCGCGGCTGGATCGCGGGCATCAAGAGCGCCCGGCTGGGGGTCGACCGCATCGCCCTCGGCACGGCGCTGACGACCCGGGCGCGGAACCAGTTCGCCTACGAGGAGTTCCGCGAGATCGAGGGCACGGTCAGCATCGGCGCGGAGGTCGTGGCCGAGGTGACGCTGCAACTCGTGCAGGCGGCGCCGTGACGGACGCTCCCGCATCGCCGGCCGCGCTCGTCACGGGCGGCAGCAAGGGCATCGGGCGCGCCATCTGCGTGGAGCTGGCCCGCGTCGGCTACGAGGTGATCGTCAACTACCACTCCGACGCCGACGGCGCCCGCGAGACCGTCGCCCAGATCGAGGCCGTGGGCGGCAAGGGCAGCTGCGCCGGCTTCGACGTCGCCGACGCCGAGGCGACCGGCCGGGCCATGGAGGAGATCTTCGCGGCCCACCCCGCGGTGGACGTGCTCGTCAACAACGCCGGCCGCGTCGCGGACGAACTGTTCGTCATGATGAAGCCGGAGGCCTGGCGCAGCGTGATTGACGTCACCCTCCAGGGCTTCTACAACGTGACGAAACCGGTGCTGGAGAAGATGGTTGTGCACCGCAGGGGCGCGATCGTCTCGATCGCCTCGGTCTCGGGCCTCATGGGCAACCGCGGGCAGGCCAACTACGCCGCCGCCAAGGCCGGCCTCATCGGCGCCAGCCGCTCCGTGGCCGCCGAGGTCGCGCGCCTGGGCATCCGCGTCAACGTCGTGGCACCCGGCCTGATCCAGACCGCGATGATCCAGGAGGCGCCGGTGCAGAAGATCAAGGGCCTCATCCCGATGGCCCGCGTGGGGACGCCCGAGGAGGTGGCGCGGGTGGTGCGGTTCCTCTGCTCCGAGGACGCCAGCTACGTCACCGGCCAGGTTCTGTCGGTGAACGGGGGGATGTTCTGAACCTCAAGCTCATCTATCCGCGCTGGCCGAAGCTCATGAGCCAGACGGAGTTCCACCTGCCGCCGCACGGCCCGGTCGTCATGGCCGCCGCCCTGCCGCCGGATGTCGCCGTCACCTTCGTCGACGAGAACGTGGAGGAGCTGGACCTCGACGATCGCCCCGACGCGGTCGCCATCTCCATGATGCTCACCAGCCAGGTCCGGCGCGGCTGGGAGATCGCCGACGCCTACCGCCGCGCGGGCGTGCCGGTCGTCTGCGGCGGGATCGCCACCATGCTGCACGCCGAGGAGACGCAGACGCACGCCGACGCCGTCTTCCTCGGCGAGGCCGAGGGGCGCATGGAGACGCTCGTCGACGACCTGCGCCGCCGCCGGCTCAAGCCGGTCTATGACTACCTGCGCCAGCCGCCGCCCATCGAGATCGTGGGCACCGCCCGGCGCGACATCCTGCGGCGGGAGCTCTACAACTACCGGGGCGTGCAGATGGTGGATCTCGTGCACGCCTCGCGTGGCTGCCGCTACAACTGCTACCCCTGCTGCGTCTCCTACCTCGGCGGCCGCGTGTTCCGGCCCCGGCCGATCGACCGGACCATCGCCGAGATGGCCGCCATCGACAACAACCGCCTCTTCATCGTGGACAACTCGCTGGCCCAGGACCGGAAGTGGGAGCTGGACCTCTTCCGCGAGATGATCCCCCTGAAGAAGAAGTGGTGCTGCCACCCCATCGAGGACGACCCCGAGGTGCTCGACCTGGCCGCGCAGGCCGGCGCCTGGTACGTCTACCAGGCGGTCTTCGACACCTCCGACTACATCCGCGAGCGCATCCGGCGCTACCACGACCACGGCATCGGCGTGGAGGGCACCATCCTGCTCGGCCTGGACGAGCACACCGAGGACGACATCAAGCGCCTCGTCGACTTCCTGCTGGAGATCGAGCTGGACCTCGCCGAGTTCACGGTCCTCACGCCGTTCCCCCACACCCGCGCCTACGAAGACCTGCAGCGCGACGGGCGCATCCTCTCGCACGACTGGAACGACTACACCGCCGACAAGGTCGTCTTCCAGCCCAAGCAGATGAGCGCGGAGCGGCTCCAGGAGCTGCTGGCGTACGCCTGGGACACCTTCTACCGCGACGAGCCCCAGCCGATGAAGATGTCGAAGCTCTTCACGAGGGTGATCCGCAAGGAGATGGCCGACGGCACCGCCCGCCCCCGCCAGCGGGAGCTGCGCGGCCGGGCGTTCGGGAAGACGGTTGGGGGGATGTGAGGCGGCCGGGAGCCTTCTCCGTCAGCCGTCCAGCTCCTCGAACCGGTTCGCCGCCCTGAGCCGCGCCATCTCGCGCTCGTAGCTCGCGCGCCAGCCGATCTTCCGGCGGCGGCGGCCGAGCACCACCTTGAGCACGGGGCGCACGAGGTAGAGCCAGATGCCGATCCAGAGCGGCCCCTGCATGCGCGCATGGCGGGAAGGCTCCCACCAGCCCAGGACCTGCTGGCGCTGGTACCAGACCAGGTACTGCAGGGCGTCGGCGTCCAGGTGCCGGGTCCGCACGTTCGCCCAGATGCCGTTGTAGGTCGAGAAGTCGTCCGCGTTGGTGACCAGCCCCTCGTCCAGCAGCTGCTGGCGGATGCCGGTCTTGGGGTACGGCGTGAGTATCTGGCAGTAGGGGGAGTCGACGTCGACCTCCTTGAGGAAGCGGTAGTTGTCGATGAAGTCCTGCTCCTCGTCGTCGGGGAAGCCGAAGATCATGCCCCCCACCACCATGATGCCGTACTTGTGGCACAGTTCCACGGCCCTGCGGGAGGCGTCGAGGATGTCCCCCTTCTGGGCGGCCTTGAGGTTCTTGCGGGAGGCGCTCTCGATCCCCAGGAAGATGCTCTTGAAGCCCGCGCGGGCCATCAGGGCAACCATCTCCTCGTTGCGCGACATGGTGACGCAGTCGGCCTGGACGACGAAGTGCATGCCGCGGTAGGCGCGCTCGATGATCGCCTTGCAGATCTCGATGACCCGCGGGGGCGAGAGCACCATGTTGTCGTCGGAGACGAAGACCCAGCGGCAGCGGCGCTTGTGGTAGATATCGTCGATGTCGGCCAGGATGCGCTCGATCGGGAACGGCCGGAAGGACTGGCCGTACATGTGCCGGATGCTGCAGAAGTTGCACGAGCGGTTGCAGCCGCGGGAGGTCTCCATGACCTCCACGCTGCGGTTCATGATGTGGTAGCCCCACGTCAGGCGCCGCTTGTCGCGGATGGGCAGCTTCAGGCGCGCGAGGTCCAGCAGCTCGCCCTTCGGGTTGTGCACGAGCGCGCCGTCCGCCCCGCGGTGCGAGAGAGAAGGGATCGCGGCGACATCGTCCCTGCCGGCCAGCGCGTTGACCAGGCGCCGGAAGCACTCCTCGCCCTCGCCCCGCACGAGGAAGTCGATGTCCCGGGCCCCGGGGTCGCGGCCGATCTCCTCGTACATCAAGGTGGCGTGGTAGCCCCCGACCACGATCCTGGCCTGCGGCAGCCACTGCCTGACCAGGCGCGCGATCTTGAGGCAGGTGCCGAACTGCCAGGTCATCGACGAGAGGCCGACGACGTCGGGGCGCAGCTTGAGCAGGGTCCGCTGGAGGTACCCGCGCACGGTGCCACGCTTGCGGACGAGATCGACGAGGAAGACCTCGTGGTCCTCGTCCAGGTTGGCGCCCAGGCTGGCGATGCCGAGATTCGGCATGTGAAAGGCGGCCTCGTGCATGATGACCGCGGCGACGTCCGGCATGGAAGCGAGCACCACCCTCATTGCGTCCTCCGATCCTCGCGCGGCCTCACCCTTGCGCCGTCGCCCCGCCGGCCGCGGGCTCCAGCAGCGCCCGCACCTGGGCAATCAGCGCCCGGGTCGAGAAGTTCGGCCGGTCGTACGCCGGGGTGAGGCGCGCCAGCAGCCGCACCGTGATCGTGTTGGGCCGGCAGGCGGCGAAGCGGAAGCGTCCCGGCGTGAAGAGCCGCTGGGTGTTCCCGATGGCCGCCACGGCCACGGGCGCCCTGCAGAGCCGGGCGATCTTGAACGCACCGGCCTGGAGCGGGCCGACGGAGCCGTCGCGGCTGCGCGTGCCTTCAGGGAAGACGAAGAGGTTGCCGCCCCCGGCAAGGAAGGTCCGCATCCCCTCGAGGTGCTCCAGCGTGCGCTCCGAATCGGGGCCGCCGGACGCCAGGTAGCCCGACGCGCGCAGCACCCAGCCGAGGAAGGGGTAGCGGAAGAGACGTTCCTTGACGACGGTCGTGTGCCGGGGGAAGAGGGAGATGAAGAGCAGCGGGTCGAGATACGAGAGGTGGTTGCACACGACGACCGAGCCGCTCACGGCGGTCAGCGCCGGGTCGATCTCCCAGCGCTGCCGGGGCATGAGCAGCCGGCAGAGTCGGAAGAAGCCCCGGTAGAAAAGATTGTTGAGGCGCTGCGCCGCCCGGGCGCGGTTGTGCCCCAGCGCCATCGCCAGGAGGCAGAGGGGCGCGAAAAAGAACACGAAGCCGAGTATGAAGTATCCCCAGAGGACGAGCGTGACCGCGACCTCGACCGCCCACGTCAGGAGGCGCGGCAGGCCCGTTCGTGCGTCCGCGCCGCCGCTCACGGCGTCGCCTTCCGGAGGACGAGGCAGGTGTTGACGCCCCCGAAGGCGAAGTTCTGGATGGCCGCGGTCCGCACGGGCTCCTCGACCAACTGTCGGACGTGGCGGACCATGGCGCAGCGCTCGTCGACCTCGTCCAGGTTGAGCGTCGGGGCCACGAAGCCCCCGTGCATCATGTAGAGCGTGAGGATGGTCTCGATGGCGCCGCACGAGCCCATGGTGTGGCCCATGTAGCTCTTGAGGCCCGCCACCCAGGGTCGCCGGCCGTAGATGCCGCCCATGGCCTGGGCCTCCATGACGTCGCCCATCTTGGTGGCCGTGGCGTGCGCGCTCACGAAGTCGATCTCGTCGGCGCTCACCCGCGCCTCCTCCAGCCCGAGGCGGATCGTGCGCTCGATGCCGCGGACGTCGGGCAGGATCAGGTCGCCGCCGTTGTTGGTGCAGGCGAAGCCGAGAAGCTCCGCGAGGATGGGCGCCCCGCGGCGTCTGGCCCGCTCGTACTCCTCGAGCACCACCGCGCCGGCCCCCTCGCCCACGACGAGGCCGTCGCGCCGATTGTCGAAGGGCCGCGGGGTCAGGTGCGGCGTGGCGTTGAACTCCGTGGAGCAGGCCATCAGGTTGTCGAAGACCGCCACGGTCGTGGTGTCGTACTCGTCGGCGCCGCCGCAGAGCATGGCGTCCTGCATGCCGAACTTCACCGCCTCGTAGCCGAAGCCGATGGACTGGCTGCTGGTGGTGCAGGCCGTCGAGGAGGAGATCACCCGGCCGGTGATGCCGAACATCCGCGTGATGTTCACCGCCGTGGTGTGCACCATGGACTTGAGATAGTCCACCGCGCCGATGTTCGACAGCCCGCGGTCGTCCTTGCCGAAGAAGGTCCGGTAGATGTCGCGCTGCACGGTGGGGCTGCCGTGGGTGGAGCCGAAGGCGACGCCCAGGCGCCCGGAGGTGACGAACTCCTCGTCCAGGCCGGAGGCGGCCAGCGCCTCCTTGGCCACCTGGCAGGCGTAGTAGGCCACCGGCCCCATGGTCTTGCGGTGGTGGCGCGAGAAGCCGTACTCGATGGGGTAGTCCACGGTGCCGAAGACGCCGGCGTGGATCTGGGCGGAGAGCAGGTCGTCCCTGCGGATGGCCTTGACCCCCGATATCCCCTCGGTCAGGTGCCGGACGATCCCCTCGCGCGTGTTGCCGATGGGGGTGATGGCGGCGCAGCCGGTGACGACGACCCTGCGGCTCATCGAAGGAGGAGCCTCGTGCGGCGCCCTCAGGCGGCCGTGCGGGCGGCGGCCAGGCGCAGGACGTAGTCCACGATCTGGCCGACGGTCCTGATCTCCATGGCGCTCTTCTTCTCCTCGTAGGTCAGGGGGCTGCCGAGGAGCAGCTCGATCTCGCGCAGCAGCTCGACCGCGTCGATGCTGTCGAACTCGTAGGCCTCGCGCAGGTCCTCGTCCTGGCCCGGGTCCTTGATCTCGAAGCGCTCCGCGAAGACCTTGAGGATGGCGGCACGGGCTTCGTCGCGGGTCATCGGCACCCCGGACGGCATGACACTGGCGATCGCAGCATGGTCACGACTTTCTACTACAAGAGCCGCCGCCTGAAAAGTCAAATCTTCGTCGGCCTCGCTTGTGCTTCATGCCGCGCTCTGGCACCGTTTTCACGATGACAGCGCTTGGACAGAGCAGGGTCCCCGAGACGAACGGCACCACGGCCGGCCGCGCCTACGTCGACGCCTATGACCAGATGCAGGCGGAACACTGGCGGCAGGGCTGGCTTGGGACCGAGGATCTCCTGCTCGAGGGCGTCACGAGCGGATCGGCGCTGGAAGTCGGGTCGGGGCCTGGCTTTCTCGGCCTGGATTGGCTGCTGCGGACGAAGGGCACCGTCCTCGTCGGTCTTGACATCAACCCCGACATGGTCGGGCTCGCCGTGAGA from bacterium encodes the following:
- the fabG gene encoding 3-oxoacyl-ACP reductase FabG → MTDAPASPAALVTGGSKGIGRAICVELARVGYEVIVNYHSDADGARETVAQIEAVGGKGSCAGFDVADAEATGRAMEEIFAAHPAVDVLVNNAGRVADELFVMMKPEAWRSVIDVTLQGFYNVTKPVLEKMVVHRRGAIVSIASVSGLMGNRGQANYAAAKAGLIGASRSVAAEVARLGIRVNVVAPGLIQTAMIQEAPVQKIKGLIPMARVGTPEEVARVVRFLCSEDASYVTGQVLSVNGGMF
- a CDS encoding beta-ketoacyl synthase N-terminal-like domain-containing protein; translation: MSGGPVSIAGMGVIGALGSGTDQTLSALLEARRGLGPLRIFPIESGNDLPVGAVDLAEDEGERLPRTHRLACLAADQALAGAPGPVDAIVLGTTTGGILRTETLLEGGCEDPAAYRHHGAGTVAELLARRCGCRGPLITVSTACSSGAVAIALAMAMLRRGLARRVLAGGADSLCRLTYFGFHSLQLIDPRGSRPLDRDRHGMSVAEGAALLLLTSDPPAGGGAQLLGAGLSCDAHHPAAPHPEGLGAIAAMRAALADAGVAPEEIDYINLHGTGTEDNDLAEARAVVSLFGDHPPALSSIKGATGHSLAAAGAIEAVVSALAVNEGFAPANAGLENVDPQLKLDPVTAPVRRSIGTVLSNSFGFGGNNAALVIGRARPGTARAMPPRPPALAIAAAACLTGAGGTRATWERFAAGGSCAGCLDEQAICGELPSRVVRRLKRLSRLALALATEACHGAPAGAGPMAVCLGTAWGALSETHDFLRRLFETRQRFPSPTDFVGSVHNAPAGQIAMHLGARGANVTTTGGDASFEQALLAADLLAGDPGQAVLVLGVDEGHPSLAPLFDDSVRGTPPADGGGALLLRRARGDEPTVALLAYRGDSGADAMQALLEAAGGAGNVRNTVGAILAGIPAGHAEAASRDLAAFVAASGFDRPVIDYRRAIGQFGAASAVAAVLAHRMVRDQLVPAALAGGVDVPLGGRGVLLLGLGLSSSAVMVGPR
- a CDS encoding phosphopantetheine-binding protein gives rise to the protein MDTLIEALRVKIVQILNLPDVTPADIPLDGRLVGGDLGIDSIDTLEMVVMIERDYGVVIDNKELGARVFASLRTLASYIQEKSPRLTS
- a CDS encoding radical SAM protein, which encodes MRVVLASMPDVAAVIMHEAAFHMPNLGIASLGANLDEDHEVFLVDLVRKRGTVRGYLQRTLLKLRPDVVGLSSMTWQFGTCLKIARLVRQWLPQARIVVGGYHATLMYEEIGRDPGARDIDFLVRGEGEECFRRLVNALAGRDDVAAIPSLSHRGADGALVHNPKGELLDLARLKLPIRDKRRLTWGYHIMNRSVEVMETSRGCNRSCNFCSIRHMYGQSFRPFPIERILADIDDIYHKRRCRWVFVSDDNMVLSPPRVIEICKAIIERAYRGMHFVVQADCVTMSRNEEMVALMARAGFKSIFLGIESASRKNLKAAQKGDILDASRRAVELCHKYGIMVVGGMIFGFPDDEEQDFIDNYRFLKEVDVDSPYCQILTPYPKTGIRQQLLDEGLVTNADDFSTYNGIWANVRTRHLDADALQYLVWYQRQQVLGWWEPSRHARMQGPLWIGIWLYLVRPVLKVVLGRRRRKIGWRASYEREMARLRAANRFEELDG
- a CDS encoding 1-acyl-sn-glycerol-3-phosphate acyltransferase, with product MSGGADARTGLPRLLTWAVEVAVTLVLWGYFILGFVFFFAPLCLLAMALGHNRARAAQRLNNLFYRGFFRLCRLLMPRQRWEIDPALTAVSGSVVVCNHLSYLDPLLFISLFPRHTTVVKERLFRYPFLGWVLRASGYLASGGPDSERTLEHLEGMRTFLAGGGNLFVFPEGTRSRDGSVGPLQAGAFKIARLCRAPVAVAAIGNTQRLFTPGRFRFAACRPNTITVRLLARLTPAYDRPNFSTRALIAQVRALLEPAAGGATAQG
- a CDS encoding cobalamin-dependent protein (Presence of a B(12) (cobalamin)-binding domain implies dependence on cobalamin itself, in one of its several forms, or in some unusual lineages, dependence on a cobalamin-like analog.) — translated: MNLKLIYPRWPKLMSQTEFHLPPHGPVVMAAALPPDVAVTFVDENVEELDLDDRPDAVAISMMLTSQVRRGWEIADAYRRAGVPVVCGGIATMLHAEETQTHADAVFLGEAEGRMETLVDDLRRRRLKPVYDYLRQPPPIEIVGTARRDILRRELYNYRGVQMVDLVHASRGCRYNCYPCCVSYLGGRVFRPRPIDRTIAEMAAIDNNRLFIVDNSLAQDRKWELDLFREMIPLKKKWCCHPIEDDPEVLDLAAQAGAWYVYQAVFDTSDYIRERIRRYHDHGIGVEGTILLGLDEHTEDDIKRLVDFLLEIELDLAEFTVLTPFPHTRAYEDLQRDGRILSHDWNDYTADKVVFQPKQMSAERLQELLAYAWDTFYRDEPQPMKMSKLFTRVIRKEMADGTARPRQRELRGRAFGKTVGGM
- a CDS encoding phosphopantetheine-binding protein; its protein translation is MTRDEARAAILKVFAERFEIKDPGQDEDLREAYEFDSIDAVELLREIELLLGSPLTYEEKKSAMEIRTVGQIVDYVLRLAAARTAA
- a CDS encoding beta-ketoacyl synthase N-terminal-like domain-containing protein, with the translated sequence MSRRVVVTGCAAITPIGNTREGIVRHLTEGISGVKAIRRDDLLSAQIHAGVFGTVDYPIEYGFSRHHRKTMGPVAYYACQVAKEALAASGLDEEFVTSGRLGVAFGSTHGSPTVQRDIYRTFFGKDDRGLSNIGAVDYLKSMVHTTAVNITRMFGITGRVISSSTACTTSSQSIGFGYEAVKFGMQDAMLCGGADEYDTTTVAVFDNLMACSTEFNATPHLTPRPFDNRRDGLVVGEGAGAVVLEEYERARRRGAPILAELLGFACTNNGGDLILPDVRGIERTIRLGLEEARVSADEIDFVSAHATATKMGDVMEAQAMGGIYGRRPWVAGLKSYMGHTMGSCGAIETILTLYMMHGGFVAPTLNLDEVDERCAMVRHVRQLVEEPVRTAAIQNFAFGGVNTCLVLRKATP